One genomic region from Cucumis melo cultivar AY chromosome 9, USDA_Cmelo_AY_1.0, whole genome shotgun sequence encodes:
- the LOC103482912 gene encoding scarecrow-like protein 8 — MQSGFTGGGAPDFYTAGRSMSSNPSQQNAYRSQLSGGSFIDPAATQIARQIPSSLLGKRNLADLHSHNQHNHHNLPLNNLFLRSVKPRAFNHPISPLSNLDFYSTMTLPSPDVQAHRLYGTSSGALLQQLRQQPNGGIPVRDLQSLESEKKMMNHRLQELEKELLEDNDDDDGSDAVSVITSSNSAWCETIYNLISPNPSPTAQNPSPTSSASSSCSSSTSSSVASPASDSWKQSVIEAATAISEGKLEGLDEILAPVVKISNARGNSVQRLAEYMVLALKSRVNPVEFPPPVVEIYGDEHSAATQLLYDVSPCFKLAFMAANLAILEAIGEEDRKLHVVDFDIGKGGQYMNLIHLLSGRQKGKVTVKLTAVVTENGGDESLKLVGESLTQLANELGVGFNFNIVRHKLSELTRESLGCELDESLAVNFAFKLYRMPDESVSTENPRDELLRRVKSLAPAVVTVMEQELNMNTAPFVARVTESCTYYSSLFDSIDSTVHRNHSDRVKVEEGLGRKLANSLACEGRDRVERCEVSGKWRARMGMAGFEARAMSQTVAESMKTRLSSGYRVNPGFTVKEENGGICFGWMGRTLTVTTAWR, encoded by the coding sequence ATGCAATCAGGTTTCACCGGCGGTGGAGCTCCGGATTTCTATACCGCCGGCAGATCCATGTCTTCCAACCCTTCTCAACAAAATGCTTACAGATCCCAACTCTCCGGGGGTTCTTTCATAGATCCTGCGGCTACTCAGATCGCTCGTCAAATCCCTTCTTCCCTTCTTGGAAAACGGAATCTTGCCGATCTTCACTCTCACAATCAACATAATCATCACAATCTTCCTCTCAATAACTTGTTTCTTCGGTCTGTGAAACCCAGGGCCTTCAATCATCCCATTTCTCCACTTTCTAATTTGGATTTCTACTCCACTATGACTTTGCCGTCGCCGGATGTTCAGGCTCACCGTCTTTATGGGACGAGTTCAGGTGCGCTTCTTCAGCAGCTTCGTCAACAGCCCAACGGTGGGATTCCGGTGAGGGATTTGCAGAGTCTGGAGTcggagaagaagatgatgaaccACCGGCTTCAGGAGTTGGAGAAAGAGCTTCTTGAGGATAACGATGATGACGATGGGAGTGACGCTGTTTCTGTGATTACGAGCTCGAATAGCGCATGGTGCGAGACGATTTATAATCTGATCAGTCCGAATCCAAGTCCGACGGCCCAGAATCCGAGCCCGACTTCCTCTGCTTCTTCTTCCTGTTCTTCGTCTACCTCCTCCTCTGTTGCGTCTCCGGCGTCCGATTCCTGGAAACAGTCTGTAATCGAGGCCGCTACTGCGATTTCCGAGGGGAAATTAGAGGGACTTGATGAGATTCTTGCGCCGGTGGTTAAGATTTCGAATGCCAGAGGTAACTCTGTACAGAGATTGGCGGAGTATATGGTTTTGGCTCTCAAATCGCGGGTGAATCCTGTGGAATTTCCGCCCCCGGTGGTGGAGATTTACGGCGATGAGCACTCGGCCGCCACTCAGTTGCTGTATGATGTTTCTCCTTGCTTCAAGCTCGCTTTCATGGCGGCGAATCTCGCGATTCTTGAGGCGATTGGGGAAGAGGATCGGAAATTGCACGTTGTGGATTTCGATATAGGAAAAGGCGGTCAGTACATGAACCTAATCCATCTTCTCTCCGGTCGCCAGAAAGGGAAGGTCACCGTGAAGCTGACGGCGGTCGTGACGGAAAACGGCGGCGACGAGAGTTTGAAACTAGTCGGCGAGTCGCTGACTCAGCTCGCGAACGAACTCGGGgttggtttcaatttcaacatcGTGAGACACAAACTCTCTGAGTTGACACGCGAGTCACTCGGCTGCGAGTTAGACGAATCACTGGCAGTGAATTTCGCATTCAAGTTATATCGGATGCCAGACGAGAGCGTGTCGACGGAGAATCCCCGTGACGAGCTCCTCCGCCGTGTCAAGTCATTAGCACCCGCGGTGGTGACGGTAATGGAGCAAGAATTGAACATGAACACCGCACCGTTCGTAGCACGGGTGACCGAGTCGTGCACCTACTACAGTTCGCTCTTTGACTCCATCGACTCAACCGTGCATCGAAATCACTCCGACAGGGTCAAGGTCGAGGAAGGACTCGGTCGCAAGCTAGCCAATTCCCTAGCGTGTGAGGGGAGAGACCGAGTCGAAAGATGCGAGGTTTCGGGGAAGTGGCGTGCCAGGATGGGAATGGCTGGGTTCGAAGCGAGGGCGATGAGTCAAACGGTAGCGGAGTCGATGAAAACTCGGCTGAGTTCAGGGTACCGAGTGAACCCAGGGTTCACCGTGAAAGAAGAAAACGGAGGGATATGCTTCGGTTGGATGGGACGGACTCTTACCGTCACAACGGCGTGGCGTTAG